From the genome of Callithrix jacchus isolate 240 chromosome 7, calJac240_pri, whole genome shotgun sequence, one region includes:
- the LOC100395597 gene encoding histone H3.3A-like, whose translation MARTKQTARKSSGGKAPRKQLATKAARKSAPSTGGVKEPHRYRPGTVALREIRRYQTSTELPIRKSSFQRLMQEIAQDFKTDLRFQSAAIGALQEASEAYLVGLFEDTNLCAIHAKRVTIMPKDIQLARRIRGERA comes from the coding sequence ATGGCTCGTACAAAGCAGACTGCCCGCAAATCTTCCGGTGGTAAAGCACCCAGGAAGCAACTGGCTACAAAAGCCGCTCGCAAGAGTGCGCCCTCTACTGGAGGGGTGAAGGAACCTCATCGTTACAGGCCTGGTACTGTCGCACTCCGTGAAATTAGACGTTATCAGACGTCCACTGAACTTCCGATTCGCAAATCTTCCTTCCAGCGTCTGATGCAAGAAATTGCTCAGGACTTTAAAACAGATCTGCGCTTCCAGAGCGCAGCTATTGGTGCTTTGCAGGAGGCAAGTGAGGCCTATCTGGTTGGCCTTTTTGAAGACACCAACCTTTGTGCTATCCATGCCAAACGTGTAACAATTATGCCAAAAGATATCCAGCTAGCACGCCGCATACGTGGAGAGCGTGCTTAA